The following proteins are encoded in a genomic region of Toxotes jaculatrix isolate fToxJac2 chromosome 3, fToxJac2.pri, whole genome shotgun sequence:
- the psmd6 gene encoding 26S proteasome non-ATPase regulatory subunit 6 — protein sequence MPLENLEEEGLPKNPDLRIAQLKFLLTMDGHRQDAKVKTELMDAIKANNMAPYYEGLCKELKWQLDGDLLSKMKKANEEELKRLDDVLEDAEKNLGESEIRDAMMAKAEYLIRIGDKEGALTAFRKTYDKTVALGHRLDIVFYLLRIGLFYMDSDLITRNSEKAKSLIEEGGDWDRRNRLKVYQGLYCVAIRDFKQAAELFLDTVSTFTSYELMDYKTFVTYTVYVCMIALKRPDLREKVIKGAEILEVLHSLPAVRQYLFSLYECRYSVFFQSLAMVEQEMKKDWLFAPHYRYYVREMRIQAYSQLLESYRSLTLGYMAEAFGVSTEFIDQELSRFIAAGRLHCKIDKVNEIVETNRPDSKNWQYQETIKKGDLLLNRVQKLSRVINM from the exons ATGCCGCTAGAGAATTTGGAGGAGGAGGGTCTCCCCAAGAACCCCGACCTGAGGATAGCACAGCTGAAGTTTCTGCTGACGATGGACGGTCACCGACAGGATGCTAAAGTGAAGACTGAGCTCATGGACGCTATCAAAGCTAACA ATATGGCGCCCTATTATGAGGGTCTGTGTAAGGAACTGAAGTGGCAGCTGGACGGTGACCTGCTGAGTAAGATGAAGAAGGCTAACGAAGAGGAGCTGAAACGTCTGGACGATGTGTTGGAGGATGCGGAGAAGAACCTGGGAGAGAGTGAGATACGAGACGCCATGATGGCTAAAGCTGAATATCTGATCCGAATTGGGGATAAG GAGGGTGCACTCACCGCTTTCAGGAAGACCTATGACAAGACAGTAGCTCTGGGTCACAGACTAGACATCGTCTTCTACCTGCTGAGGATCGGCCTCTTCTACATGGACAGCGACCTCATCACACGCAACTCTGAGAAAGCCAAGAG tctTATTGAGGAGGGCGGAGACTGGGACAGGAGGAATCGTCTGAAGGTCTACCAGGGCCTGTACTGTGTGGCCATCAGGGACTTCAAGCAAGCTGCCGAACTCTTCCTCGACACAGTCTCCACCTTCACCTCCTACGAGCTCATGGACTATAAGACCTTTGTTACCTACACCGTCTACGTCTGCATGATCGCCCTCAAAAGGCCTGACCTCCGTGAAAAG GTAATAAAGGGAGCAGAGATCTTGGAGGTGCTGCACAGTCTGCCTGCTGTCCGCCAGTATCTTTTCTCGCTTTACGAGTGCCGCTACTCTGTCTTCTTCCAGTCTCTGG CTATGGTGGAGCAGGAGATGAAGAAGGACTGGCTCTTTGCACCACACTACCGCTACTATGTGAGAGAGATGAGGATCCAGGCCTACAGCCAGCTGCTAGAGTCCTACCGCTCCCTCACCCTGGGCTACATGGCTGAGGCCTTTGGTGTCAGCACAGAGTTCATTGACCA GGAACTGTCCCGATTCATAGCTGCTGGCCGTCTCCACTGTAAAATTGACAAAGTGAACGAGATTGTGGAAACCAATAG ACCTGATAGCAAAAACTGGCAGTACCAGGAAACCATCAAGAAGGGCGACCTGCTGCTCAACAGAGTCCAGAAGTTGTCTCGAGTTATCAACATGTAA
- the LOC121179102 gene encoding ataxin-7: MSERAEDDVRGEQRRAARQQLKQQQIQRGEGSTAMATVAERRSLPSPEIMLGQPWSNWVDAAKLHGNDGAESEESFKDFGKNREAMRLCREDMPIFGQCPAQDDFYLVMCSHCGQVVKPQAFQAHYERRHSSASKPASTSPFPVSGRNRSSSSGLGPGVGSGSVAGMATGGMLGRPSTAGSSLSSSSTSSSSSNPKLLKPAKEKLPGIQRRPPFAPFRPLQPDKTHLTPAVKVEKMHLRVDSSARLVQAPSAPTTTSSSSTSSSSTTVSSNTTTITTSSSSALKPGLNCPSIPKPPLLAPGQIPNGKGHLSVLSDKKQDSSSSASSRRHLSKKVTEREFNPDIHCGVVDMTSRKPCTRSLTCKTHSLSQRRAVPGRRKRFDTLLAEHKNRARERERERELPQPYTQPNPPLRDPHPSSHLAATHDSHQVAHGNGPAPDATKPLPFGKPKFHSPGLPRLNSSHGGGTPGDPAVVHESPHHPQTTPDGLSRPSSDEGENEEREDSADKLDCHYSGYHPRPAAYCTFGSRLFGRGCYSFDRRWDRVRCALTTMMDKHVNSQMWKKIPLALENSSSVAPTHRTSTNSHGSTPSSGFLGPPATMPQTPYSQSYEGKSVLSYGTTLNARSSPQGGAEHPAYGTTQARQVSSLPQMPSAHSSSSSSSAPSLASGRALKSRSSGSSTTKSSSSFRPKEISSGSSTLVIPNSTGGGSSGANSNSSSTSFSSGKKRKNSSLLSSSHGSSESSSSNANYSSSSSFKKNCANVSSSGSTYHHSSLGSSSSSSLSSSHSGVHSVGLNCGPTVRTNSLSLKAEPSGGSAGGSSGPPARGPPSGSPAESIKRMSVVMNSSDSTLSLGPFVHHQSSSSSDHHTSFSHHSSDGRLEGKKRKSSPVSSSINSGGGGGGLGGGGGGGPGPGRPKVAKSPAINNIHGKHGRSIPGTQGLPNNSHLHQPKARP, encoded by the exons ATGTCGGAAAGGGCCGAGGATGACGTCAGGGGGGAGCAGCGCCGAGCGGCCaggcagcagctgaagcagcagcagatccagcGGGGAGAAGGCTCCACAGCAATGGCGACTGTTGCGGAGCGGAGATCCTTGCCTAGTCCAGAAATAATGCTGGGACAGCCTTGGAGCAACTGGGTCGACGCCGCCAAACTCCACGGCAACGACG GTGCTGAATCAGAGGAAAGTTTCAAAGACTTCGGGAAAAATCGAGAAGCCATGCGTTTGTGCAGAGaag ACATGCCCATATTTGGCCAGTGTCCCGCACAGGACGACTTCTACCTGGTGATGTGCAGCCACTGTGGTCAAGTAGTCAAGCCACAAGCCTTCCAAGCACACTACG AGAGAAGACACAGTTCAGCCAGCAAGCCAGCCTCCACCTCGCCCTTCCCCGTGTCGGGCAGGAAccggagcagcagcagtgggctCGGGCCTGGGGTGGGCTCGGGGTCTGTAGCTGGAATGGCAACTGGAGGCATGCTTGGCCGACCTTCCACCGCTGGATCCAGCTTATCCTCCTCTTCAacgtcctcctcgtcctccaaTCCCAAACTCCTCAAACCAGCCAAAGAGAAGCTGCCAGGCATTCAGCGAAGACCCCCCTTTGCACCCTTCAGGCCGCTCCAGCCTGACAAGACACA CCTCACCCCGGCTGTCAAGGTGGAGAAGATGCACCTGAGGGTAGACTCGTCAGCTAGGCTGGTGCAGGCCCCATctgcccccaccaccacctcatcctcctccacttcctcctctagcaccactgtgagctccaacactaccaccatcaccacctcctcatcatcaGCCCTTAAACCAGGCCTTAACTGTCCCTCCATACCAAAGCCTCCATTACTGGCCCCGGGTCAGATTCCCAACGGCAAGGGCCACCTCTCGGTCCTCTCAGACAAGAagcaggacagcagcagcagtgccagTAGCAGACGCCacctcagcaagaaagtgacaG AACGTGAGTTCAATCCAGATATCCACTGTGGCGTTGTGGATATGACATCTCGGAAACCATGCACAAGATCTCTAACATGCAAG ACACATTCCTTAAGCCAGCGGAGGGCGGTGCCAGGGCGGAGAAAGCGCTTTGACACATTGCTGGCGGAGCACAAGAACAGAGCAAGGGAgcgggagagggaaagagaactCCCACAACCCTATACCCAGCCAAACCCCCCTCTCAGGGACCCACACCCCTCCTCCCACCTCGCCGCAACCCATGACTCCCACCAGGTGGCTCATGGCAACGGCCCCGCCCCAGACGCCACTAAGCCTTTGCCATTTGGCAAGCCCAAATTTCACAGCCCTGGTCTTCCACG ACTAAACAGCAGTCACGGAGGTGGAACCCCCGGAGACCCTGCAGTAGTCCACGAGTCACCACACCATCCCCAAACTACCCCTGACGGGCTTTCCCGACCCTCTAGTGACGAAGGAGAGAACGAGGAGCGGGAGGATAGCGCTGACAAACTGGACTGTCACTATTCAGGTTATCACCCTCGACCGGCAGCT TACTGTACCTTTGGAAGTCGACTGTTTGGGAGAGGCTGTTACTCCTTTGACCGGCGATGGGACAGAGTGCGATGTGCCCTAACCACAATGATGGACAAGCATGTCAACTCTCAGATGTGGAA GAAAATCCCCTTGGCCTTGGAGAACTCCTCCTCCGTTGCACCTACCCATAGGACAAGCACAAATTCCCACGGTAGCACTCCCTCCTCAGGCTTCCTGGGCCCCCCTGCCACCATGCCCCAGACTCCTTATAGCCAATCCTACGAGGGCAAATCAGTGCTCTCCTATGGGACCACCTTAAATGCCCGCAGCTCCCCACAGGGTGGGGCTGAGCACCCGGCCTACGGCACCACGCAGGCCCGACAAGTGTCTTCGTTGCCGCAGATGCCTTCAGCCCACTCgtcctcatcctcttcttcagctccttcccTAGCCTCAGGCCGGGCGCTTAAGTCCCGCTCCTCCGGCAGCAGCACTACCAAGTCGTCATCGTCCTTCAGGCCCAAGGAGATCTCCTCTGGCTCCTCCACACTTGTCATTCCCAACTCCACTGGTGGGGGCAGCAGCGGAGCCAACAGTAACAGTAGCAGCACTAGCTTCAGCTcggggaagaagaggaagaacagctctctcctctcttcctcccatgGCTCCTCTGAATCCTCCTCTTCTAATGCCAActactcttcctcctcctctttcaagAAGAACTGTGCAAATGTAAGCAGCTCAGGGAGCACCTACCACCACAGCTCATTAGGTTCTTCATCCTCATCGTCATTATCCTCCTCCCACAGCGGAGTGCACAGCGTGGGGCTTAACTGCGGCCCCACTGTGCGGACCAACTCACTTAGCCTCAAGGCCGAGCCTTCTGGGGGTTCAGCGGGTGGCTCCTCAGGGCCCCCTGCACGAGGTCCTCCCTCGGGCAGCCCCGCAGAGTCCATCAAGCGTATGAGTGTGGTGATGAACAGCAGTGACTCCACCCTGTCCCTGGGGCCCTTTGTCCATCACCAGTCCTCATCCTCATCTGACCACCACACCAGCTTCAGCCACCACTCCTCAGACGGGCGCCTGGAGGGCAAGAAGCGCAAAAGCTCTCCTGTCTCCAGCAGCATTAACagtggaggtgggggaggagggctcggaggaggaggaggcggaggaccTGGGCCAGGTAGACCCAAAGTGGCCAAGTCACCTGCCATTAACAACATCCATGGGAAGCATGGGCGGAGCATTCCAGGGACGCAAGGGCTGCCCAACAATTCCCATTTACATCAG CCAAAGGCTCGTCCCTGA
- the thoc7 gene encoding THO complex subunit 7 homolog — MGAVTDDEVIRKRLLIDGDGAGDDRRINVLLKSFTKWCHSPGTLDECFTQYQRMLGTLAQCESSMGKTLMVYDMNLREMENYEKIYSTIEQNIMSAHDKIAECKKEIQRAKRIRKNRQEYDALAKVIQQHPDRHETLKQLEALDKELQQLSHIKENVDAKLELRKKQFHVLLSTIQELQQTLENDEKSDNDDNSQESPAENGE; from the exons ATGGGAGCTGTTACAGATG ATGAAGTTATACGGAAACGTCTTCTTATTGACGGGGACGGAGCTGGCGATGACCGCCGCATCAATGTGCTGCTAAAGAGTTTCACCAAATGGTGCCATTCGCCTGGGACACTGGATGAATG CTTTACGCAGTATCAGCGGATGTTGGGCACACTGGCCCAGTGCGAGTCCTCCATGGGGAAGACGTTGATGGTTTATGACATGAATCTTCGGGAAATGGAGAATTATGAGAAAATCTACTCTACCATAG AACAAAACATCATGTCAGCGCATGACAAGATAGCAGAATGCAAAAAGGAAATTCAGAGGGCAAAGAGAATACGGAAGAATCGCCAAG aGTATGACGCTTTAGCCAAGGTTATCCAGCAACACCCAGACCGGCACGAAACACTAAA ACAGTTGGAGGCCCTTGACAAAGAACTCCAGCAACTGTCTCACATCAAGGAGAATGTGGATGCAAAG TTGGAGTTAAGGAAGAAGCAGTTTCATGTACTACTCAGTACCATACAGGAACTCCAGCAGACCCTTGAGA